One window from the genome of Nocardioides conyzicola encodes:
- the cmk gene encoding (d)CMP kinase, translating to MNSSAHALAPGLVVAVDGTSGSGKSSTSRGVADRLGLRYLDTGAMFRAMTWWLLRAGVDIHDPAAVAARCAEPAIVSGTDPLAPTITVDGEDVAVAIRSDEVNAAVSPVSAVPEVRARLLELQRSVIVDETARGGIVVEGRDIGSVVWPEAPVKLYISADPAARAARRAAEEGGADLAATQESLLARDKIDSGRATAPLTMADGAVHIDTTPYTLDEVIGLVVALVEDVGASR from the coding sequence GTGAACAGCTCTGCGCACGCGCTCGCCCCCGGCCTCGTCGTCGCCGTCGACGGCACCTCCGGCTCGGGCAAGTCGAGCACGTCGCGCGGGGTGGCCGACCGGCTCGGGCTGCGCTACCTCGACACCGGCGCGATGTTCCGCGCGATGACCTGGTGGTTGCTGCGTGCCGGGGTCGACATCCACGACCCGGCGGCGGTGGCCGCGCGCTGTGCCGAGCCCGCGATCGTGTCCGGCACCGACCCCCTCGCGCCGACGATCACCGTCGACGGTGAGGACGTGGCCGTCGCGATCCGCAGCGACGAGGTCAACGCCGCGGTCTCCCCGGTCAGCGCGGTCCCCGAGGTGCGCGCGCGGCTGCTCGAGCTCCAGCGCTCCGTGATCGTGGACGAGACCGCCCGCGGCGGCATCGTCGTCGAGGGCCGCGACATCGGCTCGGTCGTCTGGCCCGAGGCGCCCGTCAAGCTCTACATCAGCGCCGACCCGGCCGCCCGGGCCGCCCGCCGTGCCGCCGAGGAGGGTGGCGCCGACCTCGCGGCCACCCAGGAGTCGCTGCTCGCCCGCGACAAGATCGACTCCGGCCGGGCGACGGCCCCCCTCACCATGGCCGACGGCGCCGTGCACATCGACACGACGCCGTACACGCTCGACGAGGTCATCGGCCTGGTCGTCGCGCTCGTCGAGGACGTGGGGGCGAGCCGGTGA
- the aroH gene encoding chorismate mutase, protein MAVRAVRGATQLDDDVRDHMLERVAEMVVDVMESNGLEVDDFISVIFTATSDLVSEFPAYAARRLGFGEVPLICARELEIAGSMPRVVRMMAHVETDLPRSDITHVYLHGAAALRRDLTRVRAVPDEASAGRSNPVEG, encoded by the coding sequence GTGGCAGTCAGGGCAGTGCGAGGAGCGACCCAGCTCGACGACGACGTGCGCGACCACATGCTGGAGCGCGTCGCCGAGATGGTCGTCGACGTCATGGAGTCCAACGGGCTCGAGGTCGACGACTTCATCTCGGTGATCTTCACCGCGACGTCCGACCTGGTCTCAGAGTTCCCGGCGTACGCCGCCCGGCGCCTGGGGTTCGGGGAGGTGCCGCTGATCTGCGCGCGCGAGCTCGAGATCGCCGGCTCGATGCCGCGGGTGGTGCGGATGATGGCGCACGTCGAGACCGACCTGCCGCGATCCGACATCACCCACGTCTACCTGCACGGTGCCGCGGCCCTGCGCCGCGACCTGACGCGGGTGCGGGCGGTCCCCGACGAAGCCTCCGCGGGTCGCTCGAATCCCGTGGAGGGCTGA